One part of the Clostridium thermosuccinogenes genome encodes these proteins:
- a CDS encoding DNA polymerase III subunit alpha: MNNSENVNTSGDFVHLHVHTEYSLLDGANRIKELISRAVELGMKSMAITDHGVMYGVVDFYKEAVKNGIKPILGCEIYTARKSRFDKQPNIDSDPGHLVLLAKNTVGYKNLMKIVSIGFTEGFYYKPRVDMEILEKYSEGLIALSACLSGDIPKALIRNEYEKAKEIALKFNEIFGQDNFYLELQINGIEEQNLVNQKLIKLSRETGIPLIATNDAHYLRREDAKAHEILLCIQTGKSMDDEDRMRFSTDEVYVKSAEEMRQLFKNIPEAVDNTLKVAERCNVELEFDQRHMPEYNVPNGKDPYEYLRELCYEGLERLYGEKKDQNVERLEYELSVIKQMGYVDYFLIVWDFIKYAKDNGIMVGPGRGSGAGSIVAYCLGITSIDPIKYNLLFERFLNPERISMPDIDVDFCYERRSEVIDYVVKKYGEDRVSQIITFGTMAARGAIRDVGRALNIPYNEVDSIAKMVPFQIGMTIDKALEINPELRNRYENDAVIGELIDTAKQLEGMPRHASTHAAGVVISKEPIVNYVPLQKNEGNVTTQFPMGTLEELGLLKMDFLGLRTLTVIRDALELIRKNHGKEIDISRLKMDDPKVFKMIGEGKTAGVFQLESGGMTQFMKELQPSSLEDIIAGISLYRPGPMDQIPRYIQNKRDPSNIKYDHPLLENILNVTYGCMIYQEQVMQIVRDLAGYSMGRSDLVRRAMAKKKHSVMEQERQNFIYGITDEKGNVLVKGALRNGVDEKTANKIFDEMMDFASYAFNKSHAAAYAVVAYQTAWLKYYYPVEFMAALLNSFLGSSEKVSQYVYECKTMNIDVLPPDINESNVRFTVADGKIRFGLAAVKNVGESAVKAIIEERERKGCFKTFRDFCERVDGKDVNKRCVESLIKCGAFDSMKVYRSQLMAVYEKMLDGIQQDKKRNTDGQLSLFELSGEMEAMLVAQEDYPDIKEYPQKMLLSMEKEMLGLYISGHPLSEYENEIKAQVTLYSSDLNENMPGDEVEFGMTDIRNITDGMPVIVGGIITGKKTKTTKNNNIMAFVTLEDNYGSMEIIVFPAVLERYASLLKEENIVLVHGRISVKEEEAPKIICDEVRPLVKTAFRKLYIRYNRDPDDKVMRSTMCMLKYFNGNTPVCMYKEGDKKAKVLGREFWVNLNQSLLSELKLRFGEENVKVV; this comes from the coding sequence ATGAATAATTCTGAAAACGTCAATACATCCGGTGATTTTGTCCATCTGCATGTGCATACCGAATACAGCCTGCTGGACGGAGCCAACAGGATAAAGGAACTTATAAGCCGCGCGGTGGAATTGGGCATGAAGAGCATGGCTATAACGGATCACGGTGTGATGTATGGCGTTGTGGATTTTTATAAGGAAGCTGTAAAAAACGGAATAAAGCCGATACTCGGATGTGAAATATACACTGCAAGAAAGAGCAGATTCGACAAGCAGCCCAATATAGATTCGGACCCGGGACACCTGGTGCTGCTGGCTAAAAATACGGTAGGCTATAAAAACCTCATGAAGATCGTTTCCATAGGCTTCACTGAAGGGTTTTACTATAAACCTCGAGTTGATATGGAAATCCTGGAAAAGTACAGTGAGGGGCTTATAGCCTTGAGCGCTTGCCTGTCGGGAGATATACCGAAAGCGCTTATACGGAATGAGTATGAAAAGGCAAAAGAAATAGCTTTGAAATTTAATGAAATATTCGGTCAGGATAATTTTTATCTTGAGCTGCAGATAAACGGCATAGAGGAACAGAATCTTGTCAACCAGAAGCTGATTAAATTAAGCAGGGAAACCGGCATACCTCTCATAGCGACAAACGATGCCCATTATTTAAGACGGGAAGACGCCAAAGCCCATGAAATACTGCTGTGCATACAGACGGGAAAGAGCATGGACGATGAGGACAGGATGAGGTTTTCCACCGATGAGGTATATGTCAAATCCGCTGAAGAAATGAGGCAGCTGTTTAAAAACATACCGGAAGCGGTGGATAATACGCTGAAGGTTGCTGAAAGATGCAATGTGGAGCTGGAATTTGACCAGCGGCATATGCCGGAATATAATGTGCCAAACGGTAAAGATCCTTATGAATATCTGAGGGAGCTGTGCTATGAAGGTCTGGAGCGCCTTTATGGGGAGAAAAAGGATCAGAATGTGGAGAGGCTTGAATATGAGCTTTCTGTTATAAAGCAGATGGGATATGTGGACTACTTCTTGATAGTCTGGGATTTTATCAAATATGCCAAGGATAACGGCATCATGGTGGGACCGGGCAGAGGCTCCGGAGCAGGGAGCATAGTCGCTTACTGCCTTGGAATCACAAGCATAGATCCTATAAAATACAATCTGCTTTTTGAAAGGTTCTTAAATCCGGAAAGAATAAGCATGCCGGATATAGACGTGGACTTTTGCTATGAGAGAAGGTCCGAAGTTATAGATTACGTCGTGAAAAAATACGGGGAGGACAGGGTGTCGCAAATAATCACCTTTGGTACCATGGCAGCCCGGGGAGCCATCAGGGATGTGGGCCGTGCCCTGAACATACCCTATAATGAAGTGGACAGCATTGCCAAGATGGTACCCTTCCAGATCGGCATGACCATAGACAAAGCCTTGGAAATCAATCCGGAACTGAGAAACCGGTATGAAAACGATGCGGTAATAGGGGAACTGATTGATACCGCAAAACAGCTGGAAGGAATGCCGCGGCACGCGTCGACCCACGCCGCAGGAGTGGTGATATCGAAAGAGCCGATAGTCAATTATGTGCCTTTGCAGAAAAACGAAGGCAACGTGACAACCCAATTCCCCATGGGCACCCTTGAGGAGCTGGGGCTTTTGAAAATGGATTTTCTTGGTCTCAGGACGCTTACAGTGATAAGAGATGCCTTGGAGCTCATCAGGAAGAACCATGGCAAGGAAATTGACATAAGCAGGCTGAAAATGGATGACCCTAAAGTGTTTAAAATGATTGGGGAGGGAAAGACCGCCGGGGTATTCCAGTTGGAAAGCGGCGGGATGACCCAGTTCATGAAGGAACTCCAGCCATCATCCCTGGAGGATATAATCGCGGGTATCTCCCTGTACCGTCCCGGGCCGATGGATCAGATACCCAGGTATATACAGAATAAAAGAGATCCTTCCAATATAAAATATGATCATCCTTTGCTGGAAAATATCCTTAATGTGACCTATGGATGCATGATCTATCAGGAGCAGGTTATGCAAATTGTCCGGGACCTTGCAGGATATTCCATGGGCAGGTCGGACCTGGTAAGAAGGGCAATGGCAAAGAAAAAGCACAGCGTCATGGAGCAGGAAAGGCAGAATTTCATTTACGGTATAACCGATGAAAAAGGGAATGTGCTTGTAAAGGGAGCCTTGAGGAACGGGGTGGATGAAAAAACTGCCAACAAGATATTTGATGAAATGATGGATTTTGCCAGCTACGCTTTCAACAAGTCCCATGCAGCTGCCTATGCGGTGGTGGCTTATCAGACGGCTTGGCTGAAATATTATTATCCGGTGGAATTCATGGCAGCGCTGCTCAACAGTTTTCTTGGAAGCAGTGAAAAGGTATCCCAGTATGTTTATGAATGCAAGACAATGAATATTGATGTACTGCCTCCCGACATAAATGAGAGCAATGTGAGGTTTACGGTTGCCGACGGAAAAATACGGTTTGGGCTGGCAGCAGTCAAAAATGTAGGAGAAAGCGCTGTTAAGGCTATAATTGAGGAAAGGGAAAGGAAAGGCTGCTTCAAAACCTTCAGGGATTTCTGCGAAAGGGTGGACGGAAAGGATGTAAATAAAAGGTGCGTCGAAAGCCTTATCAAGTGCGGAGCCTTTGACTCGATGAAGGTATATAGATCCCAGCTTATGGCCGTATATGAAAAAATGCTGGACGGTATACAGCAGGACAAAAAAAGGAATACAGACGGCCAATTGTCCCTTTTTGAGCTCTCCGGAGAAATGGAAGCCATGCTGGTGGCGCAGGAGGATTATCCGGATATTAAAGAATATCCCCAAAAAATGCTCCTGTCAATGGAGAAGGAGATGCTGGGCCTTTACATTTCCGGTCATCCTTTAAGCGAATATGAAAACGAAATCAAAGCGCAGGTTACGCTTTACAGCTCGGATTTGAATGAAAATATGCCGGGAGACGAAGTCGAATTTGGTATGACCGATATAAGAAATATAACGGACGGTATGCCGGTAATTGTTGGCGGAATAATAACCGGCAAGAAGACAAAAACTACAAAAAATAATAATATCATGGCTTTTGTGACTCTGGAAGACAATTACGGCTCCATGGAGATAATTGTTTTTCCCGCTGTTCTGGAAAGATACGCGTCTCTTCTCAAGGAGGAAAATATAGTATTAGTGCATGGCAGAATAAGCGTAAAAGAAGAGGAAGCTCCCAAAATTATCTGCGACGAAGTCAGACCTCTTGTAAAAACGGCATTCAGGAAGCTTTATATAAGGTACAACAGAGATCCGGACGACAAAGTGATGAGATCAACAATGTGCATGTTGAAGTACTTTAATGGAAATACTCCTGTTTGTATGTATAAAGAGGGAGATAAAAAGGCAAAGGTTCTGGGCAGGGAATTTTGGGTTAACTTGAATCAAAGCCTTTTATCAGAATTGAAGCTTCGTTTTGGAGAGGAGAATGTAAAGGTTGTTTAA
- the pfkA gene encoding 6-phosphofructokinase: MPDIRTIGVLTSGGDAPGMNAAIRAVVRAGIFYGMKVFGIQKGYNGLIHGDFTEMTLRSVSDIIHRGGTILQTARCPEFKTEEGIQKAVDMARVFGIDAIVVIGGDGSYRGARDLSKHGLGVIGLPGTIDNDIGCTDYTIGFDTACNTVQEAIDKIRDTAYSHERCSVLEVMGRHAGYIALNVGIAGGAEVVLLPEKNYDITKDVIKPIIEGRNRGKKHYVVIVAEGVGGAIEISNAIEEKTGIESRATILGHIQRGGSPTVYDRVMASRMGVKAVELLKNNITNRIVALKDNKIVDIEINEALEMKKNIDESVVELSRILAL; encoded by the coding sequence ATGCCTGATATAAGAACTATAGGAGTCCTTACCAGCGGGGGAGATGCTCCCGGAATGAATGCAGCTATCAGAGCGGTAGTAAGAGCCGGGATTTTTTATGGGATGAAGGTTTTTGGAATCCAAAAGGGTTATAACGGCCTCATTCACGGGGATTTTACGGAAATGACCTTGAGATCTGTTTCGGATATCATACATAGGGGAGGAACAATTCTTCAGACGGCGAGATGTCCAGAGTTTAAAACAGAAGAGGGTATCCAAAAGGCTGTAGACATGGCTAGAGTCTTTGGAATTGATGCTATCGTAGTTATAGGTGGGGATGGTTCTTATCGAGGCGCCAGGGACTTAAGCAAGCATGGCTTAGGTGTAATTGGCTTGCCGGGTACTATTGACAATGATATTGGTTGTACCGATTATACCATCGGTTTTGATACCGCCTGCAACACCGTTCAGGAGGCCATAGACAAGATCCGGGATACCGCATATTCCCATGAGCGGTGCAGCGTTCTGGAAGTAATGGGCAGGCACGCAGGCTATATAGCCCTGAATGTGGGTATAGCCGGTGGCGCTGAAGTGGTTCTGCTTCCGGAGAAAAACTATGATATCACCAAGGATGTTATAAAGCCGATAATAGAAGGCAGAAACAGAGGAAAGAAGCATTATGTGGTCATTGTTGCCGAAGGTGTGGGTGGCGCAATTGAAATATCAAATGCGATAGAGGAAAAGACAGGTATAGAATCCAGAGCCACGATCTTGGGACATATCCAAAGAGGCGGCAGCCCTACGGTTTATGACAGGGTGATGGCCAGCAGAATGGGTGTGAAAGCGGTAGAGCTTCTCAAAAATAATATAACCAACAGAATAGTTGCCCTTAAGGATAATAAGATAGTTGATATAGAGATAAATGAAGCTTTGGAGATGAAAAAGAACATAGATGAAAGCGTGGTTGAGTTAAGCAGGATACTGGCCTTATAA
- a CDS encoding acyl-CoA thioesterase, protein MFISETHFTVRYAETDQMGIVHHSNYPIWFEAGRTDFIRKMGMPYSSIEKEGLMLPLLELKCKFQAPARYEDEVVVKTWIKEATYTRLTFSYEVIKAGENEILTLGETMHVWTNRDLKPVNIKKNAPHIYALIMECMKLGD, encoded by the coding sequence ATGTTTATATCGGAGACACATTTTACAGTGCGCTACGCGGAAACAGATCAAATGGGTATAGTGCACCACTCCAACTACCCTATATGGTTTGAAGCAGGAAGAACAGACTTTATAAGAAAAATGGGTATGCCTTATTCCAGTATTGAGAAGGAAGGCCTGATGCTCCCTCTTCTTGAGTTGAAATGCAAGTTTCAGGCTCCGGCGAGGTATGAAGATGAGGTGGTGGTGAAGACTTGGATAAAGGAGGCCACTTATACCCGACTGACCTTTTCTTACGAAGTTATCAAGGCCGGAGAGAATGAAATTCTTACTCTTGGTGAAACTATGCATGTTTGGACGAATAGGGATTTAAAGCCTGTAAATATAAAAAAGAATGCCCCCCACATTTATGCGCTCATAATGGAGTGTATGAAGCTAGGTGATTGA
- the pgsA gene encoding CDP-diacylglycerol--glycerol-3-phosphate 3-phosphatidyltransferase — protein MNIPNILTALRFVLIPIFGYALYNEHYLAAIILFTLGGITDILDGYIARKYNLVTSFGKLADPIADKLMQITALILMTMQELIPGVVLIVVVAKEIFMGLGSISLYKKHIIISSSWYGKLATVVFYFAIIMTIIFKMSDLSNGYADMLVKIFIGMAVASTLFAFVMYVISYRKISNKSK, from the coding sequence GTGAATATCCCAAACATATTGACAGCATTAAGATTCGTTCTGATACCCATTTTCGGCTATGCCCTCTATAATGAGCATTATCTCGCTGCAATAATCCTGTTCACGTTGGGCGGGATCACGGATATATTGGATGGGTACATAGCCAGAAAGTATAATCTGGTGACTTCTTTTGGAAAACTTGCCGATCCGATAGCAGATAAGCTTATGCAGATTACAGCTCTGATTCTGATGACAATGCAGGAGCTAATACCTGGAGTTGTACTCATCGTCGTTGTTGCTAAAGAGATATTTATGGGATTGGGAAGTATTTCATTATATAAAAAGCACATAATTATTTCATCAAGCTGGTATGGCAAGCTTGCAACAGTGGTTTTCTATTTCGCCATAATTATGACCATCATATTCAAAATGAGCGATTTAAGCAATGGCTATGCTGATATGCTGGTAAAGATTTTTATCGGGATGGCGGTTGCTTCTACGCTGTTTGCCTTTGTAATGTATGTAATTTCCTATAGAAAAATAAGCAACAAATCAAAATAA
- a CDS encoding DUF5685 family protein yields MFGYILPEKPELKIKEYDLYRAYYCGVCKSIAKRYGQVPRLTLNYDSTFLAILLASVSEEKRDIRIERCIAHPVKKKIVVRNSEIIDYASDMNIILAYYKLEDDWRDERSLISGAASLFLRNTYKKIRKKYQEKCDIILRRLNELAALEKEKCNSMDRAAEPFAKLMEEIMLYRNDRMDEKHANILKWMGYNIGKWIYIIDAYNDLEDDIRNNSYNPFIYQYNYTEGAKGDVLSFKNKIRDRVEFNLVYALNQIAKSYELMETRCNRGILENIIYMGMLRKTEQILGIGSCKEVEKSV; encoded by the coding sequence ATGTTCGGGTATATTCTTCCGGAAAAGCCGGAATTAAAGATAAAAGAATATGATTTGTACAGAGCTTATTACTGCGGCGTATGCAAATCTATAGCCAAGAGATACGGACAAGTCCCGAGGCTCACCCTTAATTATGATTCAACCTTTCTTGCCATATTACTGGCCTCAGTTTCGGAAGAAAAAAGAGATATCCGAATTGAGCGTTGCATTGCTCATCCGGTTAAGAAAAAGATTGTTGTAAGAAACAGTGAAATAATTGATTATGCATCAGACATGAACATAATTCTTGCGTATTATAAACTGGAAGACGACTGGAGAGATGAAAGGTCTTTAATATCCGGAGCGGCTTCACTATTTTTAAGGAACACTTATAAAAAGATCCGGAAGAAATATCAGGAAAAATGTGATATAATTTTGAGACGGTTGAACGAACTGGCAGCGCTGGAGAAGGAAAAATGCAATTCCATGGACAGAGCTGCGGAGCCTTTTGCAAAACTCATGGAAGAGATCATGCTTTACAGAAACGACCGGATGGATGAAAAGCATGCAAATATACTTAAATGGATGGGTTACAATATAGGTAAATGGATTTATATCATCGATGCATATAATGATCTGGAAGACGATATCAGGAATAATTCATACAACCCTTTTATTTACCAGTATAATTATACAGAGGGTGCAAAGGGCGATGTCTTAAGCTTTAAAAATAAAATAAGGGATAGAGTCGAATTCAACCTGGTATATGCTCTGAACCAGATAGCAAAGAGCTATGAGTTGATGGAAACCAGATGCAACAGGGGAATACTTGAAAATATTATTTATATGGGGATGCTGAGAAAAACAGAACAAATTCTTGGAATAGGGAGTTGTAAAGAAGTTGAGAAATCCGTATGA
- a CDS encoding J domain-containing protein, which yields MRNPYEVLGIKEGASEEEIKKAYRELVKKYHPDQYHDNPLSELAEEKLREINEAYDYLMKNQSAGNRSGSWGQSYGGNGGYGTNEFYNQVRRHIQTGNISAAESMLNSTNDRSAQWYYLRGLIFLRKGWYDEAYNSIQMAVNMDPTNFEYRNALNNMSMRNATYRETAYGSGYNRNDDLCAICQFLWCADCCCECTGGDLIGCC from the coding sequence TTGAGAAATCCGTATGAAGTATTGGGCATAAAAGAAGGAGCCAGCGAAGAAGAGATAAAAAAGGCATACAGGGAGCTTGTTAAGAAATATCATCCGGACCAGTACCATGACAATCCTCTGTCCGAACTTGCGGAAGAAAAGCTCAGGGAAATAAACGAAGCCTATGACTATTTGATGAAGAACCAGTCCGCCGGAAACAGGAGCGGTTCTTGGGGGCAGAGCTATGGGGGTAACGGAGGTTATGGTACAAATGAGTTTTACAATCAGGTAAGAAGGCACATTCAGACCGGAAACATCAGTGCGGCAGAAAGCATGCTGAACAGTACCAACGACAGGTCTGCCCAGTGGTATTATTTAAGAGGGTTGATATTTTTGCGCAAAGGCTGGTATGATGAAGCCTATAACAGCATTCAGATGGCTGTAAATATGGATCCTACAAACTTTGAATACAGGAATGCTCTGAATAATATGAGCATGAGAAATGCCACATACAGGGAAACAGCATACGGGAGTGGATATAACCGGAATGACGATCTTTGCGCCATATGCCAGTTCCTATGGTGTGCCGACTGCTGCTGCGAGTGTACCGGTGGGGATTTGATAGGATGCTGTTAG
- a CDS encoding glycoside hydrolase family 2 protein — translation MNIPRSEYPRPQFFRDSWQCLNGEWDFAFDFGKSGKDRGYFKPETKFDKKILVPFCPESKLSGIECKDFLNSVWYKRTITLTEEQLKNRVLLHFGAVDYYCTVAINGEICGSHKGGYSSFCFEITKYLHVGENTITVNAVDEQRNGKQPRGKQCGGYYSAGCDYTRTTGIWQTVWLEFVPEIYLKSVKIITDYKNNSVSFTAKVDGESSNMSLLTRIFFEGELQAEKEVSLNCGSTPYSMTVDNVRLWEPGNPNLYDVEYILYVDGKMMDKVQSYFGFRTVTLENHAIYINGKPVYQRLVLDQGFYPDGIYTAPSDADLKRDIELSMALGFNGARLHEKMFEERYLYWADRLGYIVWGEHANWGLDITTYESLANFLPEWMETLERDFNHPSIVGWCPFNETWDYNHRRQDDRVLYTVYQVTKAIDSTRPVIDTSGNFHVITDIYDIHDYEQDTEIFTKRYAAVTKDEVYETFPDRQRYGGQPYFVSEYGGMFWAPYEKDGWGYGKAPEDEKEFANRYASLTKALMDNENICAFCYTQLYDVEQEKNGLYTYDRKQKFSPETYELIRSVNQAVAGIEKKK, via the coding sequence ATGAATATACCAAGAAGTGAGTATCCGAGACCGCAGTTCTTTCGTGACAGTTGGCAATGCCTGAACGGCGAATGGGATTTTGCCTTTGATTTCGGCAAAAGCGGAAAGGATAGAGGATATTTTAAACCTGAAACCAAATTTGATAAAAAGATATTAGTTCCCTTTTGTCCCGAATCAAAACTGTCGGGCATAGAATGCAAGGATTTTCTTAATTCTGTCTGGTATAAAAGGACGATAACCTTGACGGAAGAACAATTAAAAAACAGGGTACTGCTTCATTTCGGAGCCGTTGATTATTACTGCACTGTTGCGATTAATGGCGAGATATGCGGCAGCCACAAGGGTGGCTACAGTTCCTTTTGCTTTGAAATTACTAAGTACCTGCATGTTGGGGAAAACACCATAACCGTCAATGCCGTGGATGAGCAGAGAAATGGCAAGCAGCCCCGGGGAAAGCAGTGCGGAGGATATTACTCGGCAGGTTGTGATTATACCCGCACAACAGGCATCTGGCAGACAGTATGGCTGGAGTTCGTCCCTGAAATATATCTGAAATCCGTAAAAATAATCACCGATTATAAAAACAATTCGGTATCCTTTACTGCCAAGGTTGATGGTGAAAGCAGCAACATGTCTTTATTGACCCGGATATTTTTTGAAGGCGAACTGCAGGCTGAAAAGGAGGTATCCTTAAATTGCGGCAGCACGCCATATTCGATGACGGTGGATAATGTCCGGCTGTGGGAGCCTGGAAACCCGAACCTGTATGATGTAGAATACATACTTTATGTAGATGGAAAAATGATGGACAAGGTGCAAAGCTATTTCGGATTCCGCACCGTCACGCTGGAAAACCACGCCATATACATAAACGGAAAGCCTGTGTATCAAAGGCTGGTGCTGGATCAAGGCTTTTATCCCGATGGTATATATACAGCCCCCAGTGATGCCGATCTTAAGAGGGATATCGAGCTTTCCATGGCGCTGGGCTTTAATGGAGCGAGACTTCACGAAAAAATGTTCGAGGAGCGCTATCTGTACTGGGCGGACCGGCTGGGATACATTGTGTGGGGAGAGCATGCCAATTGGGGCCTGGACATCACTACCTACGAAAGTCTGGCTAACTTCCTGCCTGAGTGGATGGAAACTTTGGAAAGGGATTTCAATCATCCGTCCATCGTAGGATGGTGCCCCTTCAATGAAACATGGGACTATAACCACCGCCGTCAGGACGACCGCGTGCTTTATACGGTGTACCAGGTGACGAAGGCTATCGACAGTACCCGGCCTGTGATTGACACCAGCGGTAATTTCCATGTGATTACCGATATTTACGATATCCATGATTATGAGCAGGATACGGAGATATTCACCAAGCGTTATGCTGCGGTGACCAAAGATGAGGTATATGAAACATTTCCGGACAGGCAGCGTTATGGAGGACAGCCGTATTTTGTCAGTGAATATGGAGGCATGTTCTGGGCTCCGTACGAAAAAGACGGTTGGGGATATGGCAAAGCTCCGGAGGATGAAAAAGAGTTTGCGAATCGTTATGCCAGCTTGACCAAGGCACTGATGGATAATGAAAATATATGTGCCTTCTGCTACACCCAGTTGTACGATGTGGAGCAGGAAAAGAACGGATTGTATACCTATGACCGCAAGCAGAAATTCTCTCCGGAAACTTATGAGCTTATCCGCAGCGTGAACCAGGCTGTTGCCGGAATTGAAAAAAAGAAATAA